The Triticum urartu cultivar G1812 chromosome 6, Tu2.1, whole genome shotgun sequence genome includes the window ACATCATTGAAATTTAAATAGGCGAGATGCTTGTCGGGCCAGCAAAGGCACTGTTTATGGATGAAATCTCCACCGGTTTGGACAGCTCCACAACGTACCAGATCATCAACTCCCTCAGGCAATCTGTCCACATCCTCGGTGGCACGGCATTGATCGCGTTGCTTCAGCCTGCGCCTGAAACATACGAGCTCTTTGATGACATTGTTCTGCTCACCGAGGGGAAAATCGTGTACCAGGGTCCTCGAGAAAGCGTCCTTGAGTTCTTTGAGGCCGTCGGATTCAGATGCCCTGAGAGGAAGGGTGTTGCAGACTTCTTGCAAGAAGTATGTGATACACAAGAGCTCTCTGTGCTGCACGTTGGGACTAGGAACTCAAAATTTGACCGTGTTTATCATGAATTCACAGGTAACATCTAGGAAGGATCAGCACCAGTACTGGTGCCGAAGTGACGAGCCATACCGATACATCTCGGTCAACGACTTCACGGAGGCATTCAAAGCATTCCATGTTGGCCGTAAGATGGGCTCGGAGCTCAGGGTGCCGTTCGATCGAACCAGGAACCACCCTGCTGCGCTCACGACTTCCAAGTTCGGTATCAGCAAGATGGAGCTTCTGAAGGCATGCGTCTCTAGGGAGTGGCTGCTGATGAAGAGGAACTCGTTTGTTTACATCTTTAAAATAGTTCAGGTATGCATCCCGCTTGTTGAAATTTTCCTCAATTCTGAATTCGGATAGTGATGTCTGATGAATGTTATGTGTTTGTACCAGCTCATAATCCTTGGGACCATCGCAATGACTGTCTTCCTGCGTACGGAGATGCACCGGGACTCAGTCGAGGATGGAGTGATCTACATGGGCGCGATGTTCCTCGGCCTGGTCACGCATTTGTTCAATGGATTCACCGAGCTCGCCATGAGCATTGCAAAGCTGCCTATATTCTACAAGCAGAGGGACCTGCTCTTCTATCCATCATGGGCGTATGGATTGCCTACATGGCTGCTCAAGATCCCGATATCATTCCTGGAATGTGCCGTGTGGATCTGCATGACTTACTATGTCATTGGCTTCGATCCAAACATCGAAAGGTTCTTCCGCCATTACCTGCTGCTTGTGCTGATCAGCCAGATGGCATCGGGTCTCTTCCGGGTTCTTGCTGCATTAGGAAGGGATATGGTTGTTGCAGACACGTTTGGGTCGTTTGCTCAGCTTGTTCTTCTGGTTCTCGGCGGCTTCTTGATAGCTAGAGGTATGTCGAATCTCCCTCCATTCAGCCTCTGTTCATGCAGTTTCAACTGTCAAGAAGATCATGCTGAGTTGTGAGTTCCATTTCTGCAGATAACATCAAGGCATGGTGGATTTGGGGCTACTGGTGCTCCCCTCTGATGTATGCCCAGAACGCCATAGCGGTGAACGAGTTCCTTGGGCATAGCTGGAGGATGGTAATGCAGCGTCTCCTGGACCCTTGATCAGTCGAATTTCAGACAGATAATAAAAAAAAATGCCAATCTTTGCACAGGTTGTTGATCCGACAGACAGCAATGACACGCTAGGCGTACAAGTCTTGAAGTCGCGCGGCATCTTTGTCGATCCAAACTGGTACTGGATCGGTGTTGGTGCCTTACTTGGGTACATCATGCTCTTCAATGTACTCTTCATTGTGTTCCTCGACTTGCTTGACCGTGAGTACCTTCTCCCCAGCCGTAAAATGCATTGATTCGCGCATCGTTAACATCTTACGTTGGCGCTGACATCCTTCTTCTATCCACAGCACTTGGAAAGGGCCAAAATGTTGTTTCTGAAGAGGAACTGATGGAGAAGCATGTGAACCGCACCGGAGAAAATGTAGAGTTGCTGCTTCTTGGAAACGATTCCCAGAATTCACCTTCCAACGGTCAGTAGAAATTCTTGCATAGACTGCATCAAGGAACACATTTCCACCGTTGCATCATTGTGACAAGTGTAACAAATGCAGGAGGAGGAGAAATCACTGGCGCTGACACCAGGGAGAGGGGAATGGCACTTCCATTTACTCCCTTGTCAATCACCTTCGACAATATCAGATATTCTGTGGACATGCCTCAGGTAAGCATAACCAAGAAGTTCTATCCCGGGTTCAACGCAGCGGCAGCTGGCACTAATGACAGATACTAATTGTGATGCACAAATCTTTGACAGGAAATGAAAGACAAAGGTATTACTGAAGACCGGCTAGTGCTCCTGAAAGGTGTTAGTGGAGCTTTCAGGCCAGGAGTTCTTACAGCATTGATGGGCGTCAGCGGGGCGGGAAAGACCACTCTGATGGATGTGTTGGCGGGACGGAAAACTGGCGGTTACATTGAAGGAGACATCAGCATCTCTGGATACCCGAAGAACCAAGACACTTTTGCCCGGATTGCTGGTTACTGTGAGCAAAATGATATCCATTCTCCACATGTCACCGTTTATGAATCCCTCGTGTACTCGGCGTGGCTCCGGTTGTCCCCTGATGTAGACTCAGAAGCAAGACAAGTAAGTTGAATGACCTTTATTCTGCTAGTTCATAAGTAGCTCATCTAATATGCACACTGCAACTGATCTCTGGAGTCCATTTCATGAATTCAGATGTTTGTGGAACAAGTCATGGAACTTGTCGAGCTGACATCACTGAGGGGAGCATTGGTGGGACTGCCAGGAGTGAATGGTTTATCCACCGAACAGCGTAAAAGGCTCACCATTGCTGTTGAGCTTGTTGCCAACCCCTCCATCATATTCATGGATGAACCAACTTCTGGACTGGACGCAAGGGCAGCTGCCATCGTGATGAGGGCGGTCAGAAACACAGTAGACACAGGAAGAACAGTTGTCTGCACCATCCACCAGCCCAGCATCGACATATTTGAAGCTTTTGATGAGGTAAATTGCAGCAAGGACAAGGAAATTGTGTGATCTGTAGAAGTATTGATTGTCTCATGTGAGAACTCACATGTTATTCTTGAATATTTACAGCTGTTCCTGATGAAACGGGGAGGAGAAGAAATTTATGTCGGCCCCTTGGGGCACAACTCATGCCATCTGATCGATTACTTTGAGGTGAGGCTCCTTACTGATCTGGTGAACAGAGCACCCGATTT containing:
- the LOC125512309 gene encoding ABC transporter G family member 39, whose amino-acid sequence is MEIVRMGSSAGGGSGVRRTASSWRGTSGRSDAFGRSAREEDDEEALRWAAIEKLPTYDRMRKGILLPGAVAGVGGAGQEVDIQGLGLNERKNLIERLIRTAEEDNERFLLKLRDRMERVGIENPTIEVRFQNLNIDAEAYVGNRGIPTFINFFSNKIMNVLSALRIVSSGKRPISIIHDISGIVRPGRMSLLLGPPGSGKTSLLLALAGKLDSTLKVSGRVTYNGHDMHEFVPQRTSAYIGQHDLHIGEMTVRETLAFSARCQGVGTRYDMLTELSRREKEANIKPDPDIDVYMKAISVEGQESVITDYILKILGLEICADTMVGDGMIRGISGGQKKRVTTGEMLVGPAKALFMDEISTGLDSSTTYQIINSLRQSVHILGGTALIALLQPAPETYELFDDIVLLTEGKIVYQGPRESVLEFFEAVGFRCPERKGVADFLQEVTSRKDQHQYWCRSDEPYRYISVNDFTEAFKAFHVGRKMGSELRVPFDRTRNHPAALTTSKFGISKMELLKACVSREWLLMKRNSFVYIFKIVQLIILGTIAMTVFLRTEMHRDSVEDGVIYMGAMFLGLVTHLFNGFTELAMSIAKLPIFYKQRDLLFYPSWAYGLPTWLLKIPISFLECAVWICMTYYVIGFDPNIERFFRHYLLLVLISQMASGLFRVLAALGRDMVVADTFGSFAQLVLLVLGGFLIARDNIKAWWIWGYWCSPLMYAQNAIAVNEFLGHSWRMVVDPTDSNDTLGVQVLKSRGIFVDPNWYWIGVGALLGYIMLFNVLFIVFLDLLDPLGKGQNVVSEEELMEKHVNRTGENVELLLLGNDSQNSPSNGGGEITGADTRERGMALPFTPLSITFDNIRYSVDMPQEMKDKGITEDRLVLLKGVSGAFRPGVLTALMGVSGAGKTTLMDVLAGRKTGGYIEGDISISGYPKNQDTFARIAGYCEQNDIHSPHVTVYESLVYSAWLRLSPDVDSEARQMFVEQVMELVELTSLRGALVGLPGVNGLSTEQRKRLTIAVELVANPSIIFMDEPTSGLDARAAAIVMRAVRNTVDTGRTVVCTIHQPSIDIFEAFDELFLMKRGGEEIYVGPLGHNSCHLIDYFEGIQGVKKIKDGYNPATWMLEVTTLAQEDALGVNFAEVYMNSDLYRRNKALISDLSTPPRGSTDLYFPKQYAQSFFTQCIACLWKQHKSYWRNPSYTATRIFFTTVIALIFGTIFLNLGQKIGKRQDLFNSLGSMYAAVIFIGIQNGQCVQPIVDVERTVFYREKAAGMYSALPYAFAQVFIEIPHVFLQTIIYGLIVYSLIGLDWAFIKFFWYIFFMFFTFLYFTFYGMMAVAMTPNSDIAAIVATAFYAVWNIFAGFLVPRPRIPIWWRWYSWACPVAWTLYGLVASQYGDIADVTLEDGEQVNAFIHRFFGFRHDYVGFMAAGVVGFTVLFAFVFAFSIKVLNFQRR